In Methanomassiliicoccus sp., one DNA window encodes the following:
- a CDS encoding 2,5-diamino-6-(ribosylamino)-4(3H)-pyrimidinone 5'-phosphate reductase — translation MRPEVTVNCAMTADGKIAGRSRRQMRISSREDMERVKSLRSSSDAILVGVGTVLADDPHLTVKGLTYDENPLRVVLDSSGRIPEGAQVLDERAATLIVTAEDCQRTWPRGEVFRAGRGKVDLVRTLEHLYSQGIRKLMVEGGGETIFSFFREGLVDRYCVYVGSIVIGGRGSPTPADGEGFPQDRVVRLRLATADRMGDGILLSYEVENAERP, via the coding sequence ATGAGGCCTGAGGTGACCGTGAACTGCGCCATGACCGCCGATGGCAAGATCGCAGGAAGGTCGCGGAGGCAGATGCGCATCTCCTCACGCGAGGACATGGAAAGGGTCAAGAGCCTCCGCTCCTCCTCCGACGCCATCCTCGTGGGCGTGGGGACCGTTCTCGCGGACGATCCGCACCTGACGGTCAAGGGCCTGACCTACGACGAGAACCCGCTGCGAGTGGTCCTCGACTCCTCGGGCCGTATCCCGGAGGGCGCCCAGGTCCTCGATGAGAGGGCGGCCACGCTGATCGTCACGGCTGAGGACTGCCAGCGTACGTGGCCCAGAGGTGAGGTGTTCCGGGCGGGAAGGGGGAAGGTGGACCTGGTGCGGACGCTGGAGCATCTTTACTCCCAGGGGATCAGGAAGCTCATGGTGGAGGGTGGCGGGGAGACCATATTCTCCTTCTTTCGGGAAGGTCTGGTCGATCGCTACTGCGTGTACGTGGGGAGCATAGTGATCGGTGGGCGGGGTTCGCCCACACCCGCGGACGGCGAGGGGTTCCCCCAGGACCGCGTCGTACGTTTGAGGCTTGCCACCGCCGATAGGATGGGCGATGGCATCCTCCTCAGCTACGAGGTGGAGAATGCCGAGCGACCCTAG